A window of Maioricimonas rarisocia genomic DNA:
TTGCCCTTCCTCACAAGGAGGGCACATGATCCTGCCTGTTGTGGTACCAGCCGGGCCTGTCAGAGGTTTCGCATGATTCCGACCCGGAGTCCGTTTTGCGGCTGGTTTCAGCTTTCGGCAGCTCTGTTGCTGACCGCCATCGGCTTCGCCTCCTCGGCGTCGGCCCGGGCCGACGACACAGCGGGACTTTCCGTCTGGCCGGCGGAATCGCTGACACTCACGGCCTCCTCCCCCCGCCAGCAACTGATCGTCATGCGTTCGGACGCAGGCGAACAGGAGGATCGAACGCGCGCTGTCCAGTATGTAAGCAGCGATCCGGCGATTGCAACGGTGGATGAACAGGGCGTCGTCCGGGGTGTCGGCAATGGTCAGGCAACGATCCGGATTTCGGGCGAAGCGGGTGCCGCGAAGAACATTGCGGTGACCGTTCAGTCCATCGACACAATTCCCCCCGTCGATTTCGAGCGGGACGTGCAGCCGGTGCTGACGCGATTGGGCTGCAACTCCGGTCCATGTCATGGCAAGCAGCGGGGACAGAACGGCTTTCAGCTTTCGCTGCTCGGCTTCGACAGTGAGTTCGATCATGCCGCCCTGACCCGCGAAGCACGGTCGCGGCGTGTCTTCTTTGCCGTTCCGGAACAGTCGCTGGTCCTCACCAAGCCGATCGGCGCCGTGCCTCATGGCGGTGGCGTGCGAATGAAGCGAGGCGACGAGGCGTACGAGATGCTGCTGCGCTGGATTCGCAGTGGAGCTCCCCGCAGTGTGCCGGAGACGCCCGAACTGGTCAGCGTCAGCGTCTTTCCCACCGAAAGGATTCTCGCCAACGGTGAGTCGCAGCAACTGGCGGTCACCGCGACGTACAGCGACGGCAGCAGCCGCGATGTCACCGCCCTGGCGACGTACCAGTCGAACGAGGCTCCCATCTGTGCCGTTGACGAGACCGGACTGATGACCGCGGGCCAGGTGACGGGTGAAGTCGCGGTAATGGCCCGCTATATGGGGCACTTCGCACTGGTGAACGCCTCGGTCCCGCTGCCTGGCGACGTCCCTGCCGAGTACTACGCCGGCCTGCCGCGCGAGAACTACATCGACGAGCATGTCTGGGAGGCCCTGAAGCGACTGAAGCTGAAGGCCTCGCCGGCCGCACCGGATGCGACGTTCATGCGCAGGGCGTACATCGACATCATCGGGCGGCTGCCGACCGCCGACGAAGCCCGCGCGTTTCTGAGCGACGAATCGGAGAACCGCCGCGAACGTCTGGTCGACCAACTGCTGGCCCATCCCGAGTATGCCGAGCTGTGGGCCAACAAGTGGGCCGACCTGCTGCGGCCCAATCCGTACCGGGTCGGCATCAAGGCGACGCTCAATTACGACGCCTGGATTCGGGACTCCTTCCGGAAAAACCGGCCGTGGGATGAAATCGTCCGCGAGCTGCTCACGGCAGAGGGAAGCACGTTCCGTGACGGCAACGTCACGCTGTTCCGCGATCGCCGCAGTCCGGACGAACTGACGACGATCGTCAGCCAGCTGTTCCTCGGGATCCGGCTGGAATGTGCGAAGTGTCATCACCATCCGTTCGAAGTGTACGGGCAGGAAGACTTCTACAGCTTTGCCGCGTACTTCGCGAAAGTCGGCCGCAAGGGAACCGGGCTCTCGCCGCCAATCTCCGGTTCGGAAGAGTTCGTGTTCGCCGGCAAGGGGGGAAGCGTCAAACATCCTCTGACGGACGAAGTTCTCGAACCAAAGCCGCTGTTCGGCGAAGCCCCGGAGGTCGGCGACGATCCGCGTGAATCACTGGCTGCCTGGATTACGTCGAAAGAGAACCCGTACTTCGCGCAGACGATGGCCAACCGGATCTGGATGGATCTGATGGGACGTGGCCTGGTCGAGCCGGTGGACGACCTGCGGGCAACCAACCCGGCTTCCAACGGGCCGCTGATCGAAGCACTTGGTCGCGACTTTGCCGAGAACGGTTTCGACATCAAGCATCTGATCCGCCGGATCGCGACCTCTCATGTCTACAGCATGAGTGCCGAACCGAACGAGCGGAATCTCGTCGACACGCGGTACTTCGCGCGTCGCTACCGTCAGCGGTTGCGTGCAGAGGTGCTGCTCGATTCGGTTGACCGGATCACCGGCGTTCCCGAGTCGTTCTCGGCGATGCCGCCGGATGGCCGGGCCAAGGAACTCTGGACGCACCGGATCGGGTCGCTGTTCCTCGACGCATTCGGACGGCCGGATCCGAACCAGGACCCACCCTGCGAACGGACCGGCGAATCGACGGTCGTACAGACGCTGCACATGATGAACGCCGAGAATCTGTTCCGGAAGGTGACATCGGATTCCGGCCGAGCAGCGAAGCTGGCGGCCAGCGAGAAGACTCCGGCCGAGATCGTCGAAGAACTGTATCTTTCGATCTATTCGCGGTATCCGACCGAAGAAGAATTGAACATCGGCATCGGTTTATACGACAATGAGTCAGCAGATCGTCGGGCTGTCACCGAGGATCTGATGTGGGCCCTGATGAACACCCCGGAATTCCTGTTCAAGAGTTAAGCGCTCCGAAGACCCCGCACTCATCCGTCCCGACAGCTCGGATTTGCTCGCATGATGCAGCGAGTTCGCCCCAAAGGACGGCCTGCCATACCGTTGACCCACCAGGTAATCCGCAGCGCGGATCGCAAGCGGACGCAGCAGGAGCTGCGTCAACGATCTGCCGCCCAGGGAGTAGTGAATGGCTACCTACGCGAATTGTGAAGGTCACTCCCGTCGGGACTGTCTCAAGCTCGGCCTCAGCGCCGCTCTGGGAGCGGGGTTCGTCGATCTGCTTCGGCTGCAGGGGAAGGCGAGTTCTTCCGCGGCGGCACTGAACGGACCGGCGAAAAGCTGCATCCTCGTCTGGCTGGACGGCGGCCCGACCCACTACGAGACCTTCGATCCCAAGCCGACCGCACCGGCCGAGATCCGTGGCGAGTACCGCCCGATCTCGACGAAGCTGGAAGGGGTTCACTTTTCCCAGCACCTCACCCGGCTGGCCGGCATTGCCGACAAGCTGGCGGTCGTCCGCTCGGTTCGCCACAACCAGGGGAACCACGGTGCCGGCAATCACTACATGATGACCGGTGCTCCGCCGCGTATCCCGGTCGGCTGCGGTGCGTTCGTGAGCTTTCACCCCAGTCTCGGTTCGACGACGGCCGCAATGCGGGGGCACAAGAACGGACTGCCCGCCTACTTCTCGATGCCGCGGATGTCCCGTTCCGGCGGACCGAACTTCCTCGGTGCCCAGTACGCCCCGTTTGTGGTGCCGGATGATCCCAACCGGGACAACTTCCGCGTCCGGGATGTCGCCCTGCCGAAGGGACTCGAAGAGGGCCGGTTCGAACACCGCCGCGACCTGCGGGAACTGGTGGATCGCCTGCCGCGGATCCGGGACAAGGTGGCCGGCGACCCGGCCCTGGCGCTCGACGAGTACTACCAGCAGGGCTACGACCTGATGGGGTCGGCCGAGGCTCAGAAAGCGTTCCGGATTTCCGACGAGAAGGATGAAGTCCGCGAACGGTACGGCCGCGATTCGTTCGGACAGCGGGCCCTGCTGGCCCGACGTCTGGTCGAGGCGGGTGTCCCCTTCGTCACGCTGTACGAAGGGGGCTGGGACCACCACCGCGGACTGTTCAAGGCACTCGACAAGCGGCTGCCGAAGTTCGATAACACGGTCGCCACGCTCATCGAGGATCTCGACGAACGGGGAATGCTTGAGTCGACGCTG
This region includes:
- a CDS encoding DUF1549 domain-containing protein; translation: MIPTRSPFCGWFQLSAALLLTAIGFASSASARADDTAGLSVWPAESLTLTASSPRQQLIVMRSDAGEQEDRTRAVQYVSSDPAIATVDEQGVVRGVGNGQATIRISGEAGAAKNIAVTVQSIDTIPPVDFERDVQPVLTRLGCNSGPCHGKQRGQNGFQLSLLGFDSEFDHAALTREARSRRVFFAVPEQSLVLTKPIGAVPHGGGVRMKRGDEAYEMLLRWIRSGAPRSVPETPELVSVSVFPTERILANGESQQLAVTATYSDGSSRDVTALATYQSNEAPICAVDETGLMTAGQVTGEVAVMARYMGHFALVNASVPLPGDVPAEYYAGLPRENYIDEHVWEALKRLKLKASPAAPDATFMRRAYIDIIGRLPTADEARAFLSDESENRRERLVDQLLAHPEYAELWANKWADLLRPNPYRVGIKATLNYDAWIRDSFRKNRPWDEIVRELLTAEGSTFRDGNVTLFRDRRSPDELTTIVSQLFLGIRLECAKCHHHPFEVYGQEDFYSFAAYFAKVGRKGTGLSPPISGSEEFVFAGKGGSVKHPLTDEVLEPKPLFGEAPEVGDDPRESLAAWITSKENPYFAQTMANRIWMDLMGRGLVEPVDDLRATNPASNGPLIEALGRDFAENGFDIKHLIRRIATSHVYSMSAEPNERNLVDTRYFARRYRQRLRAEVLLDSVDRITGVPESFSAMPPDGRAKELWTHRIGSLFLDAFGRPDPNQDPPCERTGESTVVQTLHMMNAENLFRKVTSDSGRAAKLAASEKTPAEIVEELYLSIYSRYPTEEELNIGIGLYDNESADRRAVTEDLMWALMNTPEFLFKS
- a CDS encoding DUF1501 domain-containing protein — translated: MATYANCEGHSRRDCLKLGLSAALGAGFVDLLRLQGKASSSAAALNGPAKSCILVWLDGGPTHYETFDPKPTAPAEIRGEYRPISTKLEGVHFSQHLTRLAGIADKLAVVRSVRHNQGNHGAGNHYMMTGAPPRIPVGCGAFVSFHPSLGSTTAAMRGHKNGLPAYFSMPRMSRSGGPNFLGAQYAPFVVPDDPNRDNFRVRDVALPKGLEEGRFEHRRDLRELVDRLPRIRDKVAGDPALALDEYYQQGYDLMGSAEAQKAFRISDEKDEVRERYGRDSFGQRALLARRLVEAGVPFVTLYEGGWDHHRGLFKALDKRLPKFDNTVATLIEDLDERGMLESTLVVVLGEFGRTPKINKDAGRDHWSNAMSIMFAGAKTPGGQVIGATDPQGYSAVDRVLSPENFASTVYSKLGIDPGQILYTPQGRPTHLVSDPTPIAELMG